The proteins below are encoded in one region of Bos indicus x Bos taurus breed Angus x Brahman F1 hybrid chromosome 2, Bos_hybrid_MaternalHap_v2.0, whole genome shotgun sequence:
- the STEAP3 gene encoding metalloreductase STEAP3 isoform X2 has protein sequence MDKPLISHHLVDSDGSLAEASSEVPKVGILGSGDFARSLATRLVGSGFSVVVGSRNPKRMAGLFPSAAQVTLQEEAVGSPEVIFVAMFREHYSTLCGLSDQLAGKILVDVSNPTEQEHLQHHQSNAEYLASLFPTCAVVKAFNVISAWTLQSGPRDGNRQVPICSDQPEAKRTVLEMVRAMGFTPVDMGSLASAREVEAMPLRLFPGWKVPALLALGLFIFFYAYNFVRDVLEPYVQEGKNKFYKLPVFVVNTTLPCVAYVLLSLVYLPGVLAAALQLRRGTKYQRFPDWLDHWLQHRKQIGLLSFFCAALHALYSLCLPLRRSHRYDLVNLAVKQVLTNKSHLWNEEEVWRMEIYLSLGVLALGMLSLLAVTSLPSIANSLNWREFSFVQSTLGFVALVLSTLHTLTYGWTRAFEESRYKFFLPPTFTLTLLVPCVIILAKGLFLLPCISRRLTKIRRGWEKDGSVRFTLPVDHALAQKTSHV, from the exons ATGGACAAGCCGCTCATCAGCCACCACCTGGTGGACAGTGATGGCAGCCTTGCTGAGGCCTCCAGTGAGGTTCCCAAAGTGGGCATCCTGGGCAGCGGGGACTTTGCTCGCTCCCTGGCCACCCGCCTGGTGGGCTCCGGCTTCAGTGTGGTGGTGGGGAGCCGCAACCCCAAACGCATGGCTGGGCTGTTTCCCTCAGCAGCGCAAGTGACTCTCCAGGAGGAGGCGGTGGGCTCCCCGGAGGTCATCTTCGTGGCTATGTTCCGGGAACACTACTCCACATTGTGTGGCCTCAGTGACCAGCTGGCTGGCAAGATCCTGGTGGACGTGAGCAATCCCACAGAGCAGGAGCACCTGCAGCACCATCAGTCCAACGCTGAGTACCTGGCCTCCCTTTTCCCCACCTGTGCAGTGGTCAAGGCCTTCAATGTGATCTCTGCCTGGACCCTGCAGTCTGGTCCAAGGGATGGAAATAGGCAG gtgCCCATCTGCAGTGACCAGCCGGAAGCCAAGCGCACTgtcctggagatggtgagggccaTGGGCTTCACCCCTGTGGACATGGGGTCCCTGGCCTCGGCCCGGGAGGTGGAAGCCATGCCCTTGCGCCTCTTCCCAGGCTGGAAGGTGCCTGCCCTCCTGGCCCTGGGGCTCTTCATCTTCTTCTACGCCTACAACTTTGTCCGAGATGTGCTGGAGCCCTACGTGCAGGAGGGCAAGAACAAGTTCTACAAGCTCCCTGTGTTCGTGGTCAACACAACGCTGCCCTGCGTGGCCTACGTGCTGCTGTCGCTGGTGTACCTGCCTGGCGTGCTGGCAGCTGCCCTGCAGTTGCGCCGCGGCACCAAGTACCAACGCTTCCCCGACTGGCTGGACCACTGGCTGCAGCACCGCAAGCAGATCGGCCTGCTCAGTTTCTTCTGCGCTGCCCTGCACGCGCTCTACAGTCTCTGCTTGCCGCTGCGTCGCTCCCACCGCTACGACTTGGTCAACCTGGCCGTCAAGCAG GTCTTGACCAATAAGAGTCACCTCTGGAATGAGGAGGAAGTGTGGCGGATGGAGATCTACCTGTCCCTGGGAGTGCTGGCCCTTGGCATGCTGTCCCTGCTGGCTGTCACCTCACTGCCATCCATCGCGAACTCACTCAACTGGAGGGAGTTCAGCTTTGTCCAG TCCACTCTGGGCTTTGTGGCTCTGGTACTGAGCACCCTGCACACGCTCACCTACGGCTGGACCCGCGCCTTTGAGGAGAGCCGCTACAAGTTCTTCCTGCCCCCCACCTTCACCCTCACCCTGCTGGTGCCCTGTGTTATCATCCTGGCCAAAGGCCTGTTTCTCCTGCCGTGCATCAGCCGCAGACTCACCAAGATCCGGAGGGGCTGGGAGAAAGATGGCTCCGTCAGGTTCACACTGCCAGTGGACCACGCCCTGGCCCAGAAGACAAGCCACGTGTGA
- the STEAP3 gene encoding metalloreductase STEAP3 isoform X1 → MESGQLVSRAPAPGCGKSLDMEDSPLHPQSATRTSGKMDKPLISHHLVDSDGSLAEASSEVPKVGILGSGDFARSLATRLVGSGFSVVVGSRNPKRMAGLFPSAAQVTLQEEAVGSPEVIFVAMFREHYSTLCGLSDQLAGKILVDVSNPTEQEHLQHHQSNAEYLASLFPTCAVVKAFNVISAWTLQSGPRDGNRQVPICSDQPEAKRTVLEMVRAMGFTPVDMGSLASAREVEAMPLRLFPGWKVPALLALGLFIFFYAYNFVRDVLEPYVQEGKNKFYKLPVFVVNTTLPCVAYVLLSLVYLPGVLAAALQLRRGTKYQRFPDWLDHWLQHRKQIGLLSFFCAALHALYSLCLPLRRSHRYDLVNLAVKQVLTNKSHLWNEEEVWRMEIYLSLGVLALGMLSLLAVTSLPSIANSLNWREFSFVQSTLGFVALVLSTLHTLTYGWTRAFEESRYKFFLPPTFTLTLLVPCVIILAKGLFLLPCISRRLTKIRRGWEKDGSVRFTLPVDHALAQKTSHV, encoded by the exons CCACCAGAACATCAGGAAAGATGGACAAGCCGCTCATCAGCCACCACCTGGTGGACAGTGATGGCAGCCTTGCTGAGGCCTCCAGTGAGGTTCCCAAAGTGGGCATCCTGGGCAGCGGGGACTTTGCTCGCTCCCTGGCCACCCGCCTGGTGGGCTCCGGCTTCAGTGTGGTGGTGGGGAGCCGCAACCCCAAACGCATGGCTGGGCTGTTTCCCTCAGCAGCGCAAGTGACTCTCCAGGAGGAGGCGGTGGGCTCCCCGGAGGTCATCTTCGTGGCTATGTTCCGGGAACACTACTCCACATTGTGTGGCCTCAGTGACCAGCTGGCTGGCAAGATCCTGGTGGACGTGAGCAATCCCACAGAGCAGGAGCACCTGCAGCACCATCAGTCCAACGCTGAGTACCTGGCCTCCCTTTTCCCCACCTGTGCAGTGGTCAAGGCCTTCAATGTGATCTCTGCCTGGACCCTGCAGTCTGGTCCAAGGGATGGAAATAGGCAG gtgCCCATCTGCAGTGACCAGCCGGAAGCCAAGCGCACTgtcctggagatggtgagggccaTGGGCTTCACCCCTGTGGACATGGGGTCCCTGGCCTCGGCCCGGGAGGTGGAAGCCATGCCCTTGCGCCTCTTCCCAGGCTGGAAGGTGCCTGCCCTCCTGGCCCTGGGGCTCTTCATCTTCTTCTACGCCTACAACTTTGTCCGAGATGTGCTGGAGCCCTACGTGCAGGAGGGCAAGAACAAGTTCTACAAGCTCCCTGTGTTCGTGGTCAACACAACGCTGCCCTGCGTGGCCTACGTGCTGCTGTCGCTGGTGTACCTGCCTGGCGTGCTGGCAGCTGCCCTGCAGTTGCGCCGCGGCACCAAGTACCAACGCTTCCCCGACTGGCTGGACCACTGGCTGCAGCACCGCAAGCAGATCGGCCTGCTCAGTTTCTTCTGCGCTGCCCTGCACGCGCTCTACAGTCTCTGCTTGCCGCTGCGTCGCTCCCACCGCTACGACTTGGTCAACCTGGCCGTCAAGCAG GTCTTGACCAATAAGAGTCACCTCTGGAATGAGGAGGAAGTGTGGCGGATGGAGATCTACCTGTCCCTGGGAGTGCTGGCCCTTGGCATGCTGTCCCTGCTGGCTGTCACCTCACTGCCATCCATCGCGAACTCACTCAACTGGAGGGAGTTCAGCTTTGTCCAG TCCACTCTGGGCTTTGTGGCTCTGGTACTGAGCACCCTGCACACGCTCACCTACGGCTGGACCCGCGCCTTTGAGGAGAGCCGCTACAAGTTCTTCCTGCCCCCCACCTTCACCCTCACCCTGCTGGTGCCCTGTGTTATCATCCTGGCCAAAGGCCTGTTTCTCCTGCCGTGCATCAGCCGCAGACTCACCAAGATCCGGAGGGGCTGGGAGAAAGATGGCTCCGTCAGGTTCACACTGCCAGTGGACCACGCCCTGGCCCAGAAGACAAGCCACGTGTGA